One Phoenix dactylifera cultivar Barhee BC4 unplaced genomic scaffold, palm_55x_up_171113_PBpolish2nd_filt_p 000026F, whole genome shotgun sequence genomic window carries:
- the LOC103716922 gene encoding hydroxyproline O-arabinosyltransferase RDN2-like, with product MVMASPSLLVLVSLGFFLATYNVVTVVIHNQRGESSRELIEKRSQDPVVRMPDEFKKSAAPKRPFHVAVTAMDDPYTKWQCRIMYYWYRKMKDMEGSEMGGFTRVLHSGRGDDLMEEIPTFIADPLPAGADRGYIVLNRPWAFLQWLEKAKIEEEYILMAEPDHIFVKPLPNLSRGNYPAAFPFFYIKPSKHEKIIRKFYPEVKGPVTNVDPIGNSPVIIKKSLLKQITPTWVDVSINMKDDPEADQTFGWVLEMYGYAVASALHGVKHILCKDFMIQPPFDFTVGKAYIIHYTYGCDYTLKGELTYGKIGEWRFDKRAYLRGPPPRNLSLPPPGVPESVVTLVQKVNEATANIPGWDGGT from the exons ATGGTCATGGCTTCGCCATCTCTTTTGGTCCTTGTTTCGCTGGGGTTTTTCTTGGCAACTTACAACGTTGTGACAGTGGTCATCCACAACCAGAGAGGGGAATCATCGAGAGAATTAATCGAAAAGAGGTCCCAGGATCCTGTTGTTCGGATGCCCGACGAGTTCAAGAAATCGGCGGCACCCAAGCGGCCATTCCATGTGGCTGTCACAGCCATGGATGACCCTTACACCAAGTGGCAGTGCCGGATAATGTATTACTGGTACAGGAAGATGAAGGACATGGAGGGGTCAGAGATGGGAGGGTTCACAAGGGTGCTGCATTCAGGAAGAGGTGATGATCTGATGGAGGAGATCCCTACTTTTATCGCCGATCCCCTCCCGGCTGGTGCGGATCGG GGTTACATTGTCTTGAACAGGCCTTGGGCCTTTCTTCAATGGTTGGAAAAAGCAAAGATTGAGGAAGA GTATATACtaatggctgaacctgatcacaTCTTTGTGAAACCTTTGCCAAACTTGTCTCGAGGAAATTACCCAGCAGCATTCCCATTCTTCTACATTAAACCATCGAAACATGAAAAGATAATAAGGAAGTTCTATCCAGAAGTAAAGGGTCCAGTAACAAATGTTGACCCAATTGGCAATTCTCCTGTAATTATTAAAAAG TCTCTGCTGAAGCAAATTACTCCTACTTGGGTGGATGTCTCCATAAATATGAAAGATGATCCGGAGGCCGACCAAACTTTTGGATGGGTATTAGAAAT GTATGGATATGCTGTTGCCAGTGCATTGCATGGAGTGAAACATATTCTATGTAAAGATTTTATGATACAG CCTCCTTTTGACTTCACGGTGGGAAAGGCATACATCATCCACTATACTTATGGATGCGACTATACATTAAAG GGTGAACTAACTTATGGAAAAATTGGGGAGTGGCGATTTGACAAGAGAGCATATCTTCGTGGCCCACCACCAAGAAACCTTTCATTACCCCCTCCAGGAGTTCCTGAAAGTGTG
- the LOC103716923 gene encoding aspartyl protease AED3-like, with translation MAGPHPLLVLLLIVAAAVESGRATATPAGCAAPADSSSTLRVLHAFGPCSPFHSTSASWEDTVLDLLSSDDSRLLYLTSLKTARRSFVPIAPGRQLLQTPTYVVRARLGSPPQPLLLALDTSSDVAWLPCSGCSGCPSSSAAPPFDTSRSTTYRPVRCGAPPCSQVPNPSCPAGATACGFNLTYGSSSLLAGLAQDSLSLASDVVPGYTFGCIQKAAGPSVPPHGLLGLGRGPLSFLSQTKSLYASTFSYCLPSFKSLNFSGTLRLGPAGQPKTIKTTQLRSSPRRSSLYFVDLVGIRVGRKVVDIPPAAIAFDAATGAGTIFDSGTMFTRLVAPAYAALRDEFRRQVRGAGNATSLGGFDTCYQGSIAAPAITFMFAGMNMTLPADNYLIHSTAGSLTCLAMAAAPDNVNSVLNVIASMQQMNHRVLFDAASGRLGVARELCTV, from the coding sequence ATGGCTGGCCCACACCCACTGCTAGTACTGCTACTAATAGTAGCAGCAGCCGTGGAATCCGGTCGCGCCACCGCCACCCCGGCAGGTTGCGCCGCCCCGGCGGACAGCAGCTCCACCCTGCGCGTCCTCCACGCCTTCGGCCCCTGCTCCCCCTTCCACTCCACCTCCGCCTCCTGGGAAGACACTGTCCTCGACCTCCTCTCAAGCGACGACTCCCGCCTCCTCTACCTCACTTCCCTCAAGACCGCCCGCCGCTCGTTCGTCCCCATCGCCCCCGGCCGTCAGCTCCTCCAGACACCCACCTACGTCGTCCGCGCCCGCCTCGGCTCCCCTCCCCAGCCCCTCCTCCTCGCCCTCGACACCAGCAGCGACGTCGCCTGGCTCCCCTGCTCCGGTTGCTCCGGCTGCCCCTCTTCCTCCGCCGCCCCGCCTTTTGATACCTCTCGCTCCACCACCTACCGCCCCGTCCGCTGCGGCGCTCCGCCGTGCTCGCAGGTCCCCAACCCGTCCTGCCCCGCCGGCGCCACCGCCTGCGGCTTCAACCTCACCTAcggctcctcctccctcctcgccGGACTCGCCCAGGACTCACTTTCCCTCGCTTCCGACGTCGTCCCCGGCTACACCTTTGGCTGCATCCAGAAGGCCGCCGGCCCCTCCGTGCCCCCGCACGGCCTCCTCGGCCTCGGCcgcggccccctctccttcctctctcaaACCAAGAGCCTCTACGCCTCCACCTTCTCCTACTGCCTCCCCAGCTTCAAGTCCCTCAACTTCTCCGGCACTCTCCGCCTCGGCCCCGCCGGCCAGCCCAAGACTATCAAAACCACTCAACTCCGCTCCAGCCCTCGCCGCTCTTCCCTCTACTTCGTCGACCTGGTCGGTATCCGCGTCGGCCGCAAGGTGGTCGACATCCCACCGGCGGCGATCGCCTTCGACGCGGCCACCGGCGCGGGGACCATCTTCGACTCGGGCACCATGTTCACCCGCCTGGTGGCGCCGGCGTACGCGGCGCTGCGGGACGAGTTCCGGCGCCAGGTGCGGGGCGCCGGCAACGCGACGTCGCTCGGCGGCTTCGACACGTGCTACCAAGGATCCATCGCCGCCCCGGCGATAACGTTTATGTTCGCCGGGATGAACATGACGCTGCCGGCGGACAATTACTTGATTCATAGCACAGCGGGTTCATTGACCTGCTTGGCGATGGCAGCCGCGCCGGACAACGTGAACTCGGTGCTCAACGTGATCGCCAGCATGCAGCAGATGAACCACCGGGTGCTCTTCGACGCGGCCAGCGGCAGGCTGGGTGTCGCCCGTGAGCTCTGTACCGTTTAA